From one Culex quinquefasciatus strain JHB chromosome 3, VPISU_Cqui_1.0_pri_paternal, whole genome shotgun sequence genomic stretch:
- the LOC6037616 gene encoding uncharacterized protein LOC6037616, with the protein MSRTAVRKVLTAAQIFVVLLGWLPGLTLLHIPTASATPAIKTLGNLMAIPPLPPHHQVSLPHQYRPPHIVLPRRNTSNYGSGVNSSLEFNGTKIDRSDINVHRSYSIDRIDDVDRGYHKSRKITYKYPQHGHPKVRPPTLHPKFYTAYSDWSTCDVFCRKRRERYCIVRSKCGFHVHIEERQCHYRFCAPLSIPTDYDRHSKKKKKRIIVEDYDDEDEYFDEDDTEYVIIKKKPKRKRKRPHIVYHRKEGVVPSNHRPTYNDDYDEPVRYTERPTEQRLQNQRKPLKVVLDDFDDKKIFGPSPHYEQRFNTVQKFQRRPHTAVVKRKPSRLMDYFEDYYDHLYRDGTGFANRRDDIQDFDRLRPISEFLIGEQATNSTERMSTQFNQLMESFPTVEPSTNNPHHAKREISNFLEDSTEDSGQNSSEEDAINGTVELSPDGKKYPGGSMLKLGVAATQKKAREKAVFEMPRKVDNPYSKWSRWSKCTAKCTTRRFKRCKVPTMCGNDIIREVAYCYTEGSFCEEWIGNQLYQTNTNSNSKNPTTPATTSTTTTTTTVAPPKPSKPARNHHRLEHSQSARSRSDADQENAIQSFGGGGRRSFLQPEYMPQELNCGLPMVRNKPKKYLYNMLRIIGGKTSKRGQWPWQVAILNRFKEAFCGGTLVAPRWILTAAHCVRKRLFARLGEHHLQQPDGSEIEFRIDFSIKHPRYDKKTVDNDVALLRLPRDVERSAFVGYACLPERFQTLPTGHTCTIIGWGKKRHSDDAGTDVLHEAEVPIITNDKCRAVYHDYTITKNMFCAGHKRGRVDTCAGDSGGPLLCRDTTKVSSPWTIFGITSFGDGCGKKNKFGIYTKLPNYVDWIWSVINCDGNCRT; encoded by the exons CTACTCCACATTCCAACCGCCTCAGCAACACCCGCGATCAAAACGCTGGGCAACCTGATGGCCATTCCACCCCTTCCACCGCATCATCAGGTGTCCCTCCCTCACCAGTACCGGCCACCCCACATCGTGTTACCCCGCCGAAATACCAGCAACTACGGCAGCGGCGTTAACTCCTCGCTGGAGTTCAACGGAACCAAAATTGACCGCTCCGACATCAACGTCCACCGGAGCTACTCGATCGATCGGATCGACGACGTGGACCGTGGCTATCACAAGTCCCGCAAGATCACGTACAAGTACCCCCAGCACGGACATCCGAAGGTGCGGCCGCCGACGTTACATCCCAAGTTTTATACGGCGTACTCGGACTGGAGCACGTGCGACGTCTTTTGCCGGAAACGGCGCGAGCGGTACTGCATCGTGCGGTCCAAATGCGGCTTTCACGTGCACATCGAGGAGCGGCAGTGTCATTATAGATT ctgcGCACCTCTCTCAATCCCGACTGACTACGACCGTCActcgaaaaagaagaagaaacgaATCATCGTCGAGGActacgacgacgaggacgaatACTTCGACGAGGATGACACCGAGTACGTGATCATCAAGAAAAAGCCAAAGCGGAAGCGGAAACGTCCCCACATCGTGTACCACCGGAAGGAGGGAGTCGTCCCGTCGAACCATCGACCCACGTATAACGACGACTACGACGAGCCTGTCAGGTATACGGAACGTCCAACCGAACAACGGCTTCAAAACCAGCGCAAACCGCTCAAGGTCGTGCTGGACGACTTTGACGACAAGAAGATCTTCGGTCCGAGTCCGCACTACGAGCAGCGATTCAACACGGTGCAGAAATTCCAAAGAAGACCTCACACAGCGGTGGTGAAGCGAAAGCCGTCCAGGTTGATGGATTACTTTGAAGACTATTACGACCATCTGTACAGGGATGGAACGGGGTTCGCCAACCGACGGGACGACATTCAGGACTTTGATCGGTTGCGACCGATCAGTGAGTTCTTGATCGGGGAACAAGCTACAAACTCAACGGAGCGTATGTCTACGCAGTTCAACCAGCTGATGGAGTCCTTCCCAACGGTGGAGCCTTCCACGAACAATCCTCACCACGCCAAACGGGAGATCAGCAACTTTCTGGAAGATTCCACTGAGGACTCCGGCCAGAACTCGTCCGAAGAAGATGCAATCAACGGGACTGTGGAACTCAGTCCCGACGGGAAGAAGTATCCTGGCGGTAGCATGCTGAAGCTGGGAGTGGCGGCGACTCAGAAAAAGGCCCGCGAGAAGGCGGTGTTTGAAATGCCACGCAAGGTGGACAACCCGTACTCGAAGTGGAGTCGGTGGTCCAAGTGTACGGCCAAGTGCACCACGAGGAGGTTTAA GCGCTGCAAAGTCCCGACCATGTGCGGGAACGACATCATCCGTGAGGTCGCGTACTGCTACACGGAGGGGAGCTTCTGTGAGGAATGGATCGGTAACCAGCTGTACCAAACCAAcaccaacagcaacagcaagaaTCCCACAACTCCCGCAACGACATCAACTACGACGACAACCACGACGGTAGCTCCACCGAAACCCTCCAAACCTGCCAGAAATCATCACCGTTTGGAACACTCTCAGTCGGCTCGTAGTCGCAGCGATGCCGATCAGGAGAATGCGATTCAATCGTTTGGAGGGGGTGGTCGGAGAAGCTTCCTGCAGCCGGAGTACATGCCCCAGGAGCTGAACTGTGGACTTCCGATGGTGCGGAATAAGCCGAAAAAGTATCTTTACAACATGCTGCGGATAATCGGAGGCAAGACCTCCAAAAGGGGGCAGTGGCCTTGGCAGGTTGCCATTTTGAACAGGTTCAAG GAAGCCTTCTGCGGCGGAACTCTGGTGGCTCCACGCTGGATCCTAACCGCTGCCCATTGCGTCCGGAAGCGGCTGTTCGCCCGCCTCGGCGAACATCACCTGCAGCAGCCGGACGGGTCGGAGATTGAGTTCCGCATCGATTTCAGTATTAAGCACCCCCGGTACGACAAAAAGACGGTCGACAACGACGTGGCGTTGCTCCGGCTGCCGCGTGACGTCGAGCGGTCCGCCTTCGTGGGCTATGCCTGTCTGCCGGAACGGTTCCAAACGTTGCCCACGGGCCACACCTGCACCATCATCGGCTGGGGCAAAAAGCGCCACAGCGATGACGCCGGAACGGACGTGCTACACGAGGCGGAAGTGCCGATCATCACCAACGACAAGTGCCGGGCCGTGTACCACGATTACACCATCACGAAGAACATGTTCTGCGCCGGACACAAGCGCGGTCGGGTAGACACGTGCGCGGGGGATTCCGGCGGGCCTCTGCTCTGTCGGGACACCACCAAGGTCAGCAGCCCGTGGACGATCTTTGGGATTACCAGCTTTGGCGATGGATGTGGCAAAAAGAACAAGTTTGGCATCTACACCAAGCTGCCCAACTACGTGGACTGGATTTGGTCGGTGATAAACTGCGATGGCAACTGTCGGACGTGA